The genomic window CGGGCCCGCAAGCGCAAGGAGGAGCAGCAGGCCGCCGAGCTGCGTGCGCTGCGCACCGTGGTCGACGAGGACATCACCGCCTTCGGCGAGGAACTGGACCGGCTGGACTTCAACCCCGGGGCCGCCGGTGCCGACGACGTCCAGCGCGCCGACTACACCCACGCGCTGGACGCCTACGAGCGGGCCAAGCGCAGCATGGACGAGGCCAAGCGCCCCGAGGACGTCAAGGCGGTCACCGAGGCGCTGGAGGACGGCCGGTTCTCGCTGGCCACGCTGGCCGCCCGGCGCGCGGGCCGGGCGCTGCCGGAGCGCCGCCCGCCGTGCTTCTTCGACCCGCGGCACGGGCCCTCGGTGCAGGACGCCGACTGGGCTCCGGCGGACGGTGCCGCCCGCTCGGTGCCGGTCTGCGCGGCCGACGCGCAGCGGCTGGCCACCGGGCTCGACCCGGCGATCCGCACCGTGCAGACCGACCAGGGGCCGCAGCCGTACTGGAACGCGGGGCCGGCCTACGGCCCGTGGGCGGGCGGCTACTTCGGCGGCTACGGCTCCGGCCTGCTGCCGGGCCTGCTCGTCGGCACCATGCTCGGCTCGGTCTTCTCCGGCCCCAGCGCCTGGGCGGCAGGTCCGGGCTACGAGGGCGGCTACGACGGTGGCTTCGACGGTGGTCACGAGCGCTACGAGGGCGGCGACGACTCCGGCGGCGACTTCAACAGCAACGACTTCGGCGGCTTCGGCGGCGGCGATTTCGGTGGTGGCGATTTCGGCGGCGGCGGGGACTTCGGGGGTGGCGGCGACTGGTGAGCCGCCGCCACGCCGATCGGCCGGGCCCGCTCCTTCGGGAGCGGGCCCGGCCTGCTTGGTTTGAGAATGGAACCCCCTGTGGCAGGCTGGCGCTGTGAGCACCGATCCCGTCATCGCCCCCGCCGCCGGCCAGGCTGACCCGTCCGGCCGTCCGGCCGCCGCCCGGGCGGCGACCGCCAAGCCCGCCGGACGGCCCTGCTCGATCGCCGCCGCGCTGCAGATCCTGGGGGAGAAGTGGGCGCTGCTCGCCGTGCGCGAGCTGTTCTACGGCAACCACCGCTTCGACCGGATCGTGCGCAACACCGGTGCCCCGCGGGACCGGCTCACCGCCCGGCTGCGGGCGCTGGAGGAGGCCGGCGTGGTCGAGCGCCGGCTCTACCAGGAGCGCCCGGCCCGCTACGAGTACCACCTGACCCGGGCGGGCCGTGAGCTGGCCCCGGTCACCCAGGCGCTGCTCGTCTGGGGCGACCGCTGGGCCGTGACCGAGCCGCCCGTCACCCTGTGCCACACGGGCGGCGGACAGGCCGAGCACGAGCTGGATCCGGCCTGGGTCTGCCGCTGCTGCGGCGAGGAGGTCGTGCAGGGTTCCCTCACCCTCGACATCCACACCCCGGGCTGGGAGCGGTCCGGCCCGCTGGGCTGACCCGCGCCGCGCACCATAGGCTCGGGGGATGCACGAAAACGTCCGAGCCACCGCCTGGGTGCGGGGCACCGTCCAGCGCGTCGGCTTCCGCTGGTGGACCAGGGCCCGAGCGCTGGAGATCGGCCTGACCGGCTACGCGAGCAACCTCGACGACGGCCGGGTCCAGGTGGTGGCCGAGGGCACGCACGCCGACTGCGAGCTGCTGCTGGCCCTGCTGCGGGGCCCCGGAACGCCGGGCCGGGTCACCGGGGTGACCGAGATCTGGAGCGCGACCGGCGACGGGTACGACAGCTTTGCCATCCGCTGAGCGGGTGA from Kitasatospora sp. NBC_01250 includes these protein-coding regions:
- a CDS encoding winged helix-turn-helix transcriptional regulator, with product MSTDPVIAPAAGQADPSGRPAAARAATAKPAGRPCSIAAALQILGEKWALLAVRELFYGNHRFDRIVRNTGAPRDRLTARLRALEEAGVVERRLYQERPARYEYHLTRAGRELAPVTQALLVWGDRWAVTEPPVTLCHTGGGQAEHELDPAWVCRCCGEEVVQGSLTLDIHTPGWERSGPLG
- a CDS encoding acylphosphatase, which produces MHENVRATAWVRGTVQRVGFRWWTRARALEIGLTGYASNLDDGRVQVVAEGTHADCELLLALLRGPGTPGRVTGVTEIWSATGDGYDSFAIR